The DNA segment TCCATGCCCCAGTTTTGCAAATCGATCAATGTCGGATTGAATTTTTGCGGTTGCTCGCCGCGCACATAGGCGATGGTTTTCAGCCCCAGACATTTGCCGGCAAAAGCCAATGCATGCAGGTGGTTGGAATAAGCACCGCCCATACTGACGATGCTATCGGCACCGCTGTAGAGCGCATGATTGAGAATAAATTTGAGTTTACGCCATTTGTTGCCCGAGATAACCGGGTGCAGTAAGTCGTCGCGTTTGATCCACAACTCCAGCCGCTGAGCCGTTAACTTATCATCGAATATAGGCGTCAAGGTCGGAACACTTAATTGTGACTCGAGCAGCTTAAGACGTGGATGCAACGCCGAGTTCACCGTGCCTGCTTGATGGCCCAAGCCACGTCGGCCGCCTGCCGATTGGCTTTGATATCATGCACCCGAAACATACTCACCCCAGCCATTACGCCCAAGGCGGTGGTGACGGCGGTAGCGGTGACGAGTTCGGCCGGTTCGCTGACATTGCATAGGCTGCCCATGAAGCGTTTACGGCTAGTACCCAGCAATACCGGAAAGCCAAAACCGACAAACCGATTTAGATGCGCCAACAACTCGATATTATCCTGTTTGCGCTTACCAAATCCGATGCCAGGATCGATGGCAATATTCTCCGGCCTGATCCCGGCCGCCAGGGCCGCGTCGATACGTTGTTGCAGCGCAATTGCCACCTCGGCTACCACGTCGTCATAGCAGGGATTGTCCTGCATGGTTTTCGGCGTACCTTGCATGTGCATCAAAATGATGGGCGCTTGACTAGTCGCAACCAGGGGCAACATATCGGCGTCGTCCAGCCCGGCCGAGATGTCGTTGATCATCGCCGCCCCGGCATTCAGGCACGCATCGGCGACGGCGCTCAACGTGGTATCGATGCTGAGCAACAATCGTGGGTAGGCTTGCGTCAACGCCTTGATAACCGGAAGGACGCGCCGCAATTGTTCATCGGCCGGAACCGGATCGGAGCCGGGCCGGGTAGACTCGCCACCGACGTCAATGATGTCCACGCCCTCCTCGAGCATACTCTCCGCCCGCCGTAATGCGGCGGCAACCCCGGTAAACTTACCGCCATCGGAAAAGCTATCCGGTGTCACGTTAAGTATGCCCATGATTTGAGGGCCGGCATGGCGATTGAACATACGAATTCCTGAAAATGTGATACCGCTCTTGCTCGAATCGGGTATGCAAATTCACCACGCGGCGGCAAAATCGGCTAAGCTAAGGCGGTTAATTTTAGCGCAGGCGGGATGACGATGGCAGAAAATGACAAAATTTTAATTGGGCATCTGACGGAGGTGCGCGGCGACGGCATGGATGCGCGCATCACCGAGGAACATTCGACGGCGGCCCCCATCATCAAAGTCGGCAACGAAGAGATCTTGGCCGGTAATTTGGGTTCCTATGTGGTGATACGCCAAACCAATATCAGTGTGTTGGCCCTGGTATTCAAAATGTGGGAACGTGATCGTTTCGACAGCCTGGGCAACCGCGCCACGGACCGGTTCATTTCGCTGATCCCGGTCGGCGAACTCAACGACAACAATGCGTTCATTCGCGGCGTGCGCCACTACCCCACCCCCGGCGCCAATGTATATGCCGTCGGACTCGAAGAAATCAACGCCATTTTCGTCAAGTTTCGCGAATATCAGTTCTTCATCGGCCAACTCGCGTCGCATAAAGACTATCACTTGAGCCTGGACCCGCGCGCCTTGTTCGGCCGCCATTTCGCGATTCTGGGACAATCCGGTTCCGGCAAATCCTGGACCGTGACCAGCATGATACAACACACCATCAAAGCCATGCCCAAGACCCATTTGATCATGCTGGATCTGCATGGCGAATATTGCTGGAAAAATCAGGAGGGTAAAATTCAATCGGCCTTTCCCGAGGAATTGGTGAATTACGTCGACGCGATGGAACTGGAAATGCCTTATTGGATGATGTCTTATGCGGAATTGGTGGATTTATTCATCGACAAGGATGACCGTGGCGCGTCGATGCAAATGGCTTTTTTGCGCGAAATTCTGCAGACGCTCAAACGCAAGGAAGCTAAGGATATAGGCTTGAGCTCGGTTTCCATCGACACCCCGATTTATTTTTCACTGGCGGAAATGTATATGCAGTTCAAGGCCGCCAATGAAGAGCGCAAGGATTTCGGCAAGACTCAAGGCGCGTTGTTCGGCCAGTTCGACCAATTTTTAGTCAGGATGCAAAGCCGGTTCAACGACGTGCGCTACGACTTTTTGTTAAAGCCCAAAAAACGCAACAACTCGGCTAGCATGGCGGATTTACTCAGGCAATTCATCGGCTTGGGCGACAAAAAAGCCAATATCACCGTGGTCGATTTAAGCTCGGTACCGACCGACATACGCCCGGCGGTTTCGGCCCAGGTCGGCCGCCTGGCCTATGAATTCAACTACTGGAACCCCAAGCGGCGTGAATTCCCAATCACGCTGATCTGCGAGGAAGCTCACGCCTACATCCCCAGGGAAAGAGGCGGCCAATTCGAGGGCACCAAGAAAATGATGGAAAGGATCGCCAAGGAAGGCCGTAAATACGGCGTATCCATCGGCGTAGTCAGCCAAAGGCCGACCGAATTGTCGGAAACCATGCTGGCACAATGCAGTTCGTTTATTTGCCTAAGAACCACCAACCCCGACGACCAAGCCTATATCAGGGGCCTGGTACCTGAAGCCGAGGGCGATTTGACCGACATTCTAACCTCATTGGGCCGCGGCGAGGCCTTGGTACTGGGCGAAGCAGCCCCACTACCGACGCGGGTACAAATCTACCGGCCGAACCCGGAACCGAAAAGTAACGACGTCGATTACTTTACCGGCTGGCGAGAAGGACCGGACGATCTCGACGTCGAAGGCATCGTCAACAACTGGCGAACTCAGACACGCCAGTAAATTCAATCATTATTTTCCGGCGCCCTCGAACTGCGCCGATACATCTGGCATAGGTGGCTGAGATTGACCCGTTGCTGCCAGATAAGATTTAATTTGCGGTGATAATAAAAGGCAAATAAGCTGTCGTCCAAAATGTGATGACGCTCCGTTAATTGCGGGCTTAATAGGATGTGCCGACGTTAGGAGGCGCATCGCTCGAGTATCAAACACAGCATGACGGAATGCCGACGTTTTTACATGCCAAAAGCCATGTGATTTTTCACCGTCAATCTTGCCGCGCGGAAAAACAATCGCCTGCTGATTAATGAGATTGATCAATTACGAAATGCCTTTCGATATGTAAAACAACGCAAACCGTTTCATATTGATGCCATCGTCATCATGCCGAATCATTTACATTCGACTGCATGGATGCAGGAGGTAGAGCAACGCATGGAGCAGTTGCCGAGCATTTGGACATTGCCGCCCGACGACGGTAATTTCTCCGTCAGATGGAATATGTCGTCAAAAACGCCGTGAACGTGGAATATGGCAACGGCGATTATGGGCGCATTTAATCGAAGACCAAGACGATTACAATCGCCATGTCGATTATATTCATTGGAATCCGGTAAAACATGGGCATGTTCAAAATGTAATCGATTGGCCTTATTCAAGCTTCCAGAGTTATGTAAAGCAAAGTATTTATGAAAGAAATTGGGGGCATGATGAAAACAACGAGATTGATGGTATTGAGTGACGCGACCGATGCGCCTCCTAACGTCGGCACATCCTATTTGGCGCACCTTATCGCGTTAAAATTACTCGTTATGCGACGTATGATTCGATTAATTGCCAATAGATGAGGCTATAAATGTGAGATGGGCAATAGAAATTCAAAAGACGAGTCTTAATACAAGGAATCTTTCCGACCTGCTTCACGGATTAGGATTTAACCTAGTTGAAGGAATAGAATATCCGGCTTTAACATCACCGGTTATCGATGCCTGCTTGACTTCAGCAGATGTATTCGAAAAAGCCAAGGCTGTAAGAGAAGCATTTAAAGGCCCTGCACAAATAGATACCAATTTTGTACTAGGGTCAGTCATAGATTACTCCACGAATCCACCAAGACGCCATGCATTTCTTGAAGTTGAATCATTGGTATCAACAAGTACAGTAAGTGCCTGCGCTATAACAATTTCTCCACCAGATGGACTTTCAGCAACCGAATTAAAGCAGTGGCACGCAGAACACGAAGAACAGCAATATCAAG comes from the Methylomonas sp. LL1 genome and includes:
- the folP gene encoding dihydropteroate synthase, with protein sequence MFNRHAGPQIMGILNVTPDSFSDGGKFTGVAAALRRAESMLEEGVDIIDVGGESTRPGSDPVPADEQLRRVLPVIKALTQAYPRLLLSIDTTLSAVADACLNAGAAMINDISAGLDDADMLPLVATSQAPIILMHMQGTPKTMQDNPCYDDVVAEVAIALQQRIDAALAAGIRPENIAIDPGIGFGKRKQDNIELLAHLNRFVGFGFPVLLGTSRKRFMGSLCNVSEPAELVTATAVTTALGVMAGVSMFRVHDIKANRQAADVAWAIKQAR
- a CDS encoding ATP-binding protein, encoding MAENDKILIGHLTEVRGDGMDARITEEHSTAAPIIKVGNEEILAGNLGSYVVIRQTNISVLALVFKMWERDRFDSLGNRATDRFISLIPVGELNDNNAFIRGVRHYPTPGANVYAVGLEEINAIFVKFREYQFFIGQLASHKDYHLSLDPRALFGRHFAILGQSGSGKSWTVTSMIQHTIKAMPKTHLIMLDLHGEYCWKNQEGKIQSAFPEELVNYVDAMELEMPYWMMSYAELVDLFIDKDDRGASMQMAFLREILQTLKRKEAKDIGLSSVSIDTPIYFSLAEMYMQFKAANEERKDFGKTQGALFGQFDQFLVRMQSRFNDVRYDFLLKPKKRNNSASMADLLRQFIGLGDKKANITVVDLSSVPTDIRPAVSAQVGRLAYEFNYWNPKRREFPITLICEEAHAYIPRERGGQFEGTKKMMERIAKEGRKYGVSIGVVSQRPTELSETMLAQCSSFICLRTTNPDDQAYIRGLVPEAEGDLTDILTSLGRGEALVLGEAAPLPTRVQIYRPNPEPKSNDVDYFTGWREGPDDLDVEGIVNNWRTQTRQ